Proteins from a single region of Antechinus flavipes isolate AdamAnt ecotype Samford, QLD, Australia chromosome 2, AdamAnt_v2, whole genome shotgun sequence:
- the CCDC12 gene encoding LOW QUALITY PROTEIN: coiled-coil domain-containing protein 12 (The sequence of the model RefSeq protein was modified relative to this genomic sequence to represent the inferred CDS: inserted 1 base in 1 codon), producing the protein MAAPVPGVGRLEEEALRRKERLKALREKTGRKNKEDXEPKSKVLKEEGGEKHRELKLRNYVPEDEQLKKRKVPQAKPASVEEKVKDQLEAAKPEPIIEEVDLANLAPRKADWDLKRDVAKKLEKLEKRTQRAIAEIIRERLRGQEGDLEYAKPEDSDSD; encoded by the exons ATGGCGGCGCCGGTCCCTGGTGTGGGACGCCTGGAGGAAGAGGCTCTGCGGCGGAAAGAGCGGCTCAAGGCGCTTAGAGAAAAGACTGGTCGTAAGAATAAAGAAG GAGAACCAAAAAGTAAAGTTTTGAAAGAAGAAGGAGGTGAGAAACACAGGGAACTCAAACTGAGGAACTATGTTCCTGAGGATGAGCAactaaagaagaggaaagtgCCTCAGGCCAAACCAGCCTCAGTGGAAGAGAAGGTCAAAGACCAGCTGGAAGCTGCGAAGCCCGAGCCCATTATTGAGGAAGTGGACTTGGCCAACCTTGCTCCCAGAAAGGCAGATTGGGACTTAAAAAGAGATGTagctaaaaaattggaaaaattggaGAAGAGGACACAGAGAGCTATTGCTGAGATAATCCGAGAAAGACTTAGAGGCCAAGAAGGTGACCTGGAATATGCAAAGCCAGAAGACAGTGACTCAGATTAA